The Chengkuizengella sediminis genome includes a region encoding these proteins:
- a CDS encoding HesB/YadR/YfhF family protein has product MNLTVTPIAANHFKDEFQLQHGDYVQFFVKYGGHSVIQTSFSLGISHDKPEKIGASVEIDNVTYYVEESDLWYFEDHQLQVDFNKQNEEIEYYYDKE; this is encoded by the coding sequence ATGAACCTGACAGTCACCCCTATAGCTGCAAATCATTTCAAAGATGAGTTTCAATTACAACATGGAGATTATGTGCAATTTTTTGTTAAGTATGGTGGACACAGTGTGATTCAGACTAGCTTTTCTCTTGGTATTTCCCACGATAAACCTGAAAAAATAGGAGCTTCAGTGGAAATAGACAATGTGACCTATTATGTAGAAGAAAGCGACTTATGGTATTTTGAAGACCATCAGTTGCAGGTAGATTTTAATAAACAAAACGAAGAGATTGAATATTACTATGATAAAGAATGA